CTGGCTGGCCGAGGGCAGCGCACTGCAGTTCGTCGCGGTCAACGTCTCCAGCCGCCTGTTCAGTCGCGGCGAACTGGATCGCCGGGTCGAGCGTGTGCTGCGCGAGACGGGCCTGGCGCCGGCGCGCCTGGAACTGGAGGTGACCGAGAGCGCGGTGATGGACAACCCCGAGCGCGCCCAGGAGCTGCTCAGCCATCTGCAAGGTCTGGGCGTGCGCTTGGCCATCGACGACTTCGGCACCGGCTACTCCTCGCTGGCCCGCCTCAAGCGCCTGCCGGTGCACAAGCTCAAGCTCGACCAGAGCTTCGTCAGCGGCCTGCCACAGGATGGCGAGGACGCCGCCATCGCCCGCGCCGTGGTCACCCTCGGCCAGAGCCTGGGCCTGCGCGTGCTGGCCGAGGGCATCGAGACCGCCGAGCAGGCCGCCTACCTGCGCGAGATCGGCTGCAACCTGGGCCAGGGCTACTGGTTCGGCCGCCCGCAGCCGGCCGAGCAGCTGCTGGCGGTGTCGGCGCACGCCTGACGGGCGCCAGCCTCAGAGCTTGGCGATCGACACCTCGGTGGATTTGACGAAGGCGATCACCTCGCTGCCCACCCGCAGCTCCAGCTCACGCACGGAGCGGGTGGTGATCACCGAGGTGACGATACCGGCGGCGGTCTGCACGTCGATCTCCGACAGCACGTCGCCGATCACGATTTCCTTGATGGTGCCCTTGAACTGGTTGCGTACGTTGATGGCTTTGATGGTCATGCTGTTGCTCCTTTCGGGTCTCAGGTAGCCCGGATGCACTCCGGGTGATGGTTGGCACCGCTCCCGGATAACCTCCGGGCTGCGGGCTTGCTGCTCGTTGGCCGACTACAGCGCCCAGCGCAGTTGCGTCGGCAGTGGCGAAACGGGTTCGGGCGGCGCTGGCGTGGCCGGCAGCGCCAGCACGCGTTCCAGTACCTCGGCTTCCAGCGCGGCCAGGCGCGCCGAGCCGCGCGGGCGCGGGCGCGGCAGGTCGACGGCCAGGTCCAGGCCGATGCGACCCTCCTCGATCAGGATCACCCGGTCGGCCACCGCCACCGCCTCGGCCACGTCATGGGTCACCAGCAGCACGGTGAAACCATGCTGCTGCCACAGGCGCTCGATCAGCTGCTGCATCTCGATGCGGGTCAGGGCGTCCAGTGCGCCCAGCGGCTCGTCGAGCAGCAGCAGGCGCGGCTGGTGGATCAGCGCGCGGGCCAGCGCCACGCGTTGCTTCTGCCCACCGGACAGGGCCGCCGGCCATTCCTGCGCTCGGTCGGCCAGGCCGACGGCGGCCAGCGCCTCACGGGCCCTGGGCTGCCAGTCACCGGACAGGCCCAGGCCGACGTTGTCGATCACCCGTTTCCACGGCAGCAGGCGCGCGTCCTGGAACATCAGCCGGGTATCCTCGCGGGCGGCGGCCAGCGGGCCGTTGCCCGCCAGCAACTGGCCGGCGCCGGGCTGATCGAGGCCGGCCAGCAGGCGCAGCAGGGTGCTCTTGCCGCAACCGCTGCGACCGACCACGGCGACGAACTGCCCGGCCGGGATGTGCAGGTCGATGCCCTGCAGCACCTCGCGCTCGCCGAACGCCTTGCGGATACCTTCCACCGCGAGGGGAATGCCCTGGCGGATGCTGTGCAGGGCGGTCATCGCGCACCTGCCTTGGCCTGGTAGGCCGGGTGCCAGCGCAGCCAGGTACGCTCAAGCAGACGGGCGGCCAGATCGGCCAGCTTGCCCAGCACCGCGTAGAGCAGGATGGCCAGTACCACCACGTCGGTCTGCAGGAATTCGCGGGCGTTCATCGCCAGGTAGCCGATGCCGGCGCTGGCGGAAATGGTCTCGGCGACGATCAACGTGAGCCACATGAAGCCGAGGGCGAAGCGCACGCCGACCAGGATCGACGGCAGGGCGCCGGGCAGGATCACCTGCCAGAACAGGGCGAAGCCTTTCAGGCCATAGCTGCGCGCCATTTCCACCAGCGCCGGGTCGACGTTGCGGATGCCGTGGTAGGTATTGAGGTAGATGGGGAACAGGGTGCCGAGGGCGACCAGGAAGATCTTCGCCGCCTCGTCGATGCCGAACCACAGGATCACCAGCGGGATCAGCGCCAGGTGCGGCACGTTGCGGATCATCTGCACCGAGCTGTCGAGGAAGCGCTCGCCCCAGTTGGACAGGCCGGTGATAAAGCCGAGCAGCAGCCCCAGGCCGCCGCCGATGGCGAAGCCGATGGCGGCGCGCTGGCCGCTGATGGCCAGGTGGGTCCAGATCTCGCCGCTTTCCAGCAGCGCCCAGCCGGCCCCGATGACCGCGCTCGGCGCCGGCAGGATGCGGGTGGACAGCCAGCCGGCCACCACCGCGCCCTGCCAGATCGCCAGCAGGGCCACGGGCAGGGCCCAGGGCGCCAGGCGCAGGGCCAGTTTGTTGAGGATTGTGTTGCTCATCGTTTACCTCGAAGAATCCTTGTCCACACCTCGCCGTAGCCCGGATGCAATCCGGGAAGCCCGGCGCACAGAGCCCCGGATTGCATCCGGGCTACGGCTTCTGTGGTTTGCCCACTCCCCTCTCCCCAGCCCTCTCCCATGAATGGGAGAGGGAGCAGAGCTGCGCCGCCGGTCTACACAGTGGCCGGCAGATTCAGCGGTACTCTCCCCTCGCCCGTTTACGGGAGAGGGGACGGGGGAGAGGGCGTTCGTTTCAACTGGCCGCAGCCGCCTTGGGCAGAATGTCGCTGGAGATCATTTCGCCGAACGGGCTGACGTAGCCGCGCGACGCCGGGCGTTCCGGCTGGGCGATATCCAGGTGCGGGAACAGTAGCTCGGCGACCCGGTACGACTCTTCCAGGTGCGGATAGCCGGAGAAGATGAAGGTGTCGATGCCCAGCGCGGCGTATTCCTTGACCCGCGCGGCCACGGTCGGACCGTCGCCGACCAGGGCGGTGCCGGCGCCGCCACGCACCAGGCCGACGCCGGCCCAGAGGTTGGGGCTGACTTCCAGCTTGTCCTTCTTGCCGCCGTGCAAGGCAGCCATGCGCTGCTGGCCAACCGAGTCGAAGCGCGCCAGGGACGCCTGGGCACGGTCGATGGTGTCCTGGTCCAGATGGCTGATCAGGCGATCGGCGGCGGCCCAGGCTTCCTCGTTGGTCTCGCGCACGATAACGTGCAGGCGGATGCCGAAGCGCACCTCGCGGCCCTGGGCAGCGGCTTTCTCGCGCACGGCGGCGATCTTCTCGGCCACCGCGGCCGGCGGCTCGCCCCAGGTCAGGTACAGCTCGACCTGCTCGGCGGCCAGGTCTTGCGCGGCTTCGGAGGAGCCGCCGAAATACAGCGGCGGACGCGGCTGCTGGATCGGCGGGTAGAGCAGCTTGGCGCCCTTCACCTGCAGGTGCTTGCCGGCGTAGTCGACCGTCTCGCCCTCCAGGACCCGGCGCCAGATGCGGGTGAATTCGACGGAGGCCTCGTAGCGCTCCTCGTGGGACAGGTGCAGGCCGTCGCCGGCCAACTCGTCCGGGTCGCCGCCGGTGACCAGGTTGAACAGCGCGCGGCCGCCCGACAGGCGGTCCAGCGTCGCCGCCTGGCGCGCGGCCACGGTGGGCGAAATGATCCCCGGGCGCAGGGCGACCAGGAACTTCAGGTTCTGCGTCACCGAGATCAGCGAGGCGGCCACCAGCCAGGAGTCCTCGCAGGAGCGCCCGGTGGGGATCAGTACGCCGCCGAAGCCGAGGCGGTCGGCGGCCTGGGCGATCTGGGTGAGGTAGCCGTGGTCGACGGCACGCGCGCCTTCGGCGGTGCCGAGGTACTTGCCGTCGCCGTGGGTAGGGAGGAACCAGAAAATATTCAGGCTCATGGAGTGGTCTCCTTGCTCATGCAGGGCCCGGATGGAATCCGGGCTAGTCGAATTCGTTGTGCTGTCTGCCCCCTCTCCCGGCCCTGCCGGCCACCCTCTCCCGCCAGCGGGAGAGGGAAGAGCCGGTGCCACAGTCAGGGGCTGGGGAATAGGGTTGGCCGTTACTGCTGCGCCACCTTGGCCGAGGCCGGAGGAGTCCAGATCACGTCCTTGATGCTCAGGCGCTTGGGAATCAGCTTGAGGTCGCTGAAGGTGTCGGCGATCTGCTGCTGCGCCTCGACCACAGCCGGGGTGATGGGCTGAGCACCGTAGGCCTGGCGCTCCACCGCTGTGCGGGTGATTTCCGGGGCCAGGCCCAGCAGCGGCGCCACCTGGGCAGTCGCCTCGGCGCTGTTGGCGCGGGTCCACTCGCCAATGCCACGGATTTCCTCGACCAGCACGCTGACCACTTCCGGGTGCTTCTCGGCGTAGGGCCTGGCGGCCAGGTAGAACTGGTGGTTGGCCACCAGGCCTTCGCCGTTGCGCAGGGTGCGCGCCTGCAGCTGATGCTCGGCGGCGGCCTGGAAGGGGTCCCAGATCACCCAGGCATCGACGCTGCCGCGCTCGAAGGCGGCGCGCGCATCGGCCGGCGGCAGGTAAACGGGCTGGATGTCGCTGTACTTCAGGCCGGCGTCTTCCAGAGCGCGCACCAGCAGGTAATGCACGTTGGAGCCCTTGTTCAGGGCGATCTTCTTGCCCTTCAGCTCGCTCACCGACTTCAGCGACGAGTCCTTGGGCACCAGAATCGCCTCGCTGGTCGGCGCCGGCGGCTCATGGGCGACGTACAGCAGGTCGGCACCGGCGGCCTGGGCGAAGATCGGCGGCGCCTCGCCGGTGGTGCCGAAGTCGATCGAGCCGACGTTCAGCCCCTCGAGCAGCTGCGGGCCACCGGGGAATTCGGTCCACTGCACCTCGATGCCCTGCTCGGCCAGGCGCTTCTCCAGCGAGCCCTTGGCCTTGAGCAGCACCAGGGTGCCGTACTTCTGATAGCCGATTCGCAGGGTCTCGGCCTGAGCTTGAGTGATGGCGCCGAAGGAAATGGCCGCGGCAAACAGGGCGACCAGGCTCCGACGCAAAGTGAGGGTGCGCATGGCGCGGCTCCTTTGCAGTAGGTTGTCTTGGTTGGCACCTGCTGGCCCGTTGGCGGGCGAGTAAGGCGGGGCGTTGCATGGCGCGGCCATTGCCGCGTCGGTTCAGATACTCCAGCGGGCGTTCACCAGCCGGTCGCTCAACAGCTGCGGGTCGATCGGCCGGGGCCGGCGCGCCAGGGCGGCGAGCAGCTGGTCCAGCGACTCGTCGAGACGCTCGCGCAGCTCGTCGTCGATGCGCGCGGGGAGGTCCCCTTCCGCGTAGGCGATCTGCTTGTCCACGGCGAACACACCGGGGAGCATTTCCTGGGCCTTGAGTGCGGCCAGCACCGGCTTCAGCGCATAGTCCACGGCCAGCAGGTGGGCCGGGCTGCCGCCACTGGCCAGCGGCAGCACCGCCTTGTGCGCCAGGGCGCGTTCCGGCAGCAGGTCGAGCAGCACCTTCAGCGCACCGGTGAACGACGCCTTGTATACCGGCGTCGCCACCATCAGGCCGTCGGCGCTGGCCACCGCCGCCTGCAGCTGCTGCACGGCGGGGCTGGTGAAGTCGGCGTGCAGCAGGGCCTCGGCCGGGAAATCACGCACGCGCAGCAGGCTGACTTCCAGGCCGTGACCTTGCAGGTGCTGGCGGGCGTACTCCAGCAGCAGCTCGGTGCGCGAGCGCGCCGAGGGGCTGCCGGATAACAGAACCACGTGCATGTCAGTTCCTCAGCGGTTCGGCTGCGGGGTCAGGCGCAGGTAAGGCTTCACCGCGCGATAGCCCCTGGGGAAGCGCTGGGCGATTTCCGCCTCGTCCTTCAGCGACGGCACGATCACCACCTCGTCGCCGTCCTGCCAGTTGGCCGGGGTGGCGACCTTGTGCTGGTCGGTCAGCTGCAGCGAATCGATGACGCGCAGGATCTCGTGGAAGTTGCGCCCGGTGCTGGCCGGGTAGGTGATGATCAGGCGCACCTTCTTGTGCGGATCGATGATGAACAGCGAACGTACGGTCAGGGTGTCGTTGGCATTGGGGTGGATCAGGTCGTACAGGCCGGAGACCTTGCGGTCGGCGTCGGCGATGATGGGGAAGTTGACGCGGGTGTTCTGCGTCTCGTTGATGTCGTCGATCCACTTCAGGTGCGAGT
This DNA window, taken from Pseudomonas alcaligenes, encodes the following:
- a CDS encoding molybdopterin-binding protein; the protein is MTIKAINVRNQFKGTIKEIVIGDVLSEIDVQTAAGIVTSVITTRSVRELELRVGSEVIAFVKSTEVSIAKL
- the ssuB gene encoding aliphatic sulfonates ABC transporter ATP-binding protein — protein: MTALHSIRQGIPLAVEGIRKAFGEREVLQGIDLHIPAGQFVAVVGRSGCGKSTLLRLLAGLDQPGAGQLLAGNGPLAAAREDTRLMFQDARLLPWKRVIDNVGLGLSGDWQPRAREALAAVGLADRAQEWPAALSGGQKQRVALARALIHQPRLLLLDEPLGALDALTRIEMQQLIERLWQQHGFTVLLVTHDVAEAVAVADRVILIEEGRIGLDLAVDLPRPRPRGSARLAALEAEVLERVLALPATPAPPEPVSPLPTQLRWAL
- the ssuE gene encoding NADPH-dependent FMN reductase, which gives rise to MHVVLLSGSPSARSRTELLLEYARQHLQGHGLEVSLLRVRDFPAEALLHADFTSPAVQQLQAAVASADGLMVATPVYKASFTGALKVLLDLLPERALAHKAVLPLASGGSPAHLLAVDYALKPVLAALKAQEMLPGVFAVDKQIAYAEGDLPARIDDELRERLDESLDQLLAALARRPRPIDPQLLSDRLVNARWSI
- a CDS encoding sulfonate ABC transporter substrate-binding protein — protein: MRTLTLRRSLVALFAAAISFGAITQAQAETLRIGYQKYGTLVLLKAKGSLEKRLAEQGIEVQWTEFPGGPQLLEGLNVGSIDFGTTGEAPPIFAQAAGADLLYVAHEPPAPTSEAILVPKDSSLKSVSELKGKKIALNKGSNVHYLLVRALEDAGLKYSDIQPVYLPPADARAAFERGSVDAWVIWDPFQAAAEHQLQARTLRNGEGLVANHQFYLAARPYAEKHPEVVSVLVEEIRGIGEWTRANSAEATAQVAPLLGLAPEITRTAVERQAYGAQPITPAVVEAQQQIADTFSDLKLIPKRLSIKDVIWTPPASAKVAQQ
- the ssuC gene encoding aliphatic sulfonate ABC transporter permease SsuC: MSNTILNKLALRLAPWALPVALLAIWQGAVVAGWLSTRILPAPSAVIGAGWALLESGEIWTHLAISGQRAAIGFAIGGGLGLLLGFITGLSNWGERFLDSSVQMIRNVPHLALIPLVILWFGIDEAAKIFLVALGTLFPIYLNTYHGIRNVDPALVEMARSYGLKGFALFWQVILPGALPSILVGVRFALGFMWLTLIVAETISASAGIGYLAMNAREFLQTDVVVLAILLYAVLGKLADLAARLLERTWLRWHPAYQAKAGAR
- the ssuD gene encoding FMNH2-dependent alkanesulfonate monooxygenase; the protein is MSLNIFWFLPTHGDGKYLGTAEGARAVDHGYLTQIAQAADRLGFGGVLIPTGRSCEDSWLVAASLISVTQNLKFLVALRPGIISPTVAARQAATLDRLSGGRALFNLVTGGDPDELAGDGLHLSHEERYEASVEFTRIWRRVLEGETVDYAGKHLQVKGAKLLYPPIQQPRPPLYFGGSSEAAQDLAAEQVELYLTWGEPPAAVAEKIAAVREKAAAQGREVRFGIRLHVIVRETNEEAWAAADRLISHLDQDTIDRAQASLARFDSVGQQRMAALHGGKKDKLEVSPNLWAGVGLVRGGAGTALVGDGPTVAARVKEYAALGIDTFIFSGYPHLEESYRVAELLFPHLDIAQPERPASRGYVSPFGEMISSDILPKAAAAS
- a CDS encoding peroxiredoxin codes for the protein MSIRLGDIAPDFEQDSSEGRIRFHDWLGDSWGVLFSHPADFTPVCTTELGFTAKLKDDFAQRGVKVIALSVDPVDSHLKWIDDINETQNTRVNFPIIADADRKVSGLYDLIHPNANDTLTVRSLFIIDPHKKVRLIITYPASTGRNFHEILRVIDSLQLTDQHKVATPANWQDGDEVVIVPSLKDEAEIAQRFPRGYRAVKPYLRLTPQPNR